The genomic segment TTGACAGCTTTGAACCGGGAACCATGGAGCATGCAGCATATGGTGCACAGCTTCTGTTCGGACCGGAGAAAATGATCCGCAGATTTGTGAAGGATGACAGGTTTGACAGTCTGATCTGCACTGCGATTGAGAAGCACAGTGATTTCAAACTGGAAGGAATTACGGACGAGAGAACCCTGCTTCATGCAAAGTTAATCCGAGATGCAGACAAGCTGGATAATTGCAGGGTAAAGCTGGAAGAGTCAATGGAAACACTTCTGGGAGTGGATGAGAAGGGAGTAGGCGAAGGAGTAATCGCACCAAAGGTGTGGGAATCCTGTATGGCAAAGGAATCTGTATTATCTTCAGACCGGGTTTCGAAAGTGGATTACTGGATTTCCTATATTGCCCAGTATTATGACATCAATTTCCCGGAAACCTATGAGATCATGCGTGAACATGATTATGTGAAAAGGATCATGGACAGGGTTCCTTATGCATTATCGGAAACACAGGAAAAGATAGATATTCTGGCAGCAGAGATGGAGAAATATATGGATGAGAGAATTCGAAATAGAAAATAATCAGGAGAAATTCACCTGCGGAGAATTCGAATATCAGGTCATAAGAAGTGCCAGAAAAACCATGATTCTGGAGGTTCGCAGGGATGGAAACGTAATCGTTCGCGCACCTCTCCGTACAGGTCTGCCGAGGATCAAAAGATTTGTAAACCAGAAGCAGGACTGGGTTCTGGAATGCCTGGAACGGACAAAAGAATACCGGGAACAGAAGCCATTGAGTGCAGATCTGAGCGAGGCAAAACGAAATGTCTATATACGAAAAGCAAAAGAAACGATTACCAAAAGAACTTCATATTTTGCCAGACTCATGGGCGTTTCTTACCGCAATATCACCATCAGAGAACAGAAAACAAGATGGGGAAGCTGCAGCAGTGAGAAGAATCTGAACTTCAACTGGAAATTGATACTTGCACCACCGGAAGTACTGAATTATGTAGTAATACATGAACTCTGCCATCTGAAAGAAATGAACCATTCGAAGGCATTCTGGGATGAAGTTGAGAAAGTAATGCCAGAGTATGAGACGTATAAATTGTGGCTGAAAGAAAATGGATGGAGGCTATAAATGCAATAGAGTATTCCGAAAGAAAAACCACGCATTGCCGTAAAAAGAAAATTGTGATATGATAAAGAAAATATGACGTGGAGTAGGGATATGAATATTGCAATTAAAATAAAAGAATTAAGAGAAAGTGTCGGGATGACTCGTAAAGAGTTTGCAGAATATACGGGAATTCCAATTCGAACATTGGAAGATTGGGAAGCTGAAAGAAGAATTCCACCGGCATATGTTCCCAGATTATTAGCATATAAACTGAAATATGAAAAGATATTACAAAAAAATAGCCTGCAGAATAAAGATGTCAATTTTATAGAGGATGTTGATGGTTTAAAAATAGTGTTGATTAATGATATTAGATTTAAGTCAAGAAGAAAAATTGATTGGAATCAAATAGAAAATATATTAAAAGAACACATAGGAAAATACTATGAAATACTTGAAACATCTGAGGTTGTTTATATTGGAACAGATTTTCCGGATGAATTCAGCCATTCGATTGATACTAAAAATATTAAGGGAGCAAATGAAAAAGCAAAGGCGAATGCGATATTTGCAATAGATAAACTGATAAAGATAGCAAATAATAAAAGGGAATATCCGGACTTCAAAAATAAACATGGTAATAAGGCTAAACATGGGTGGTATCGATATGATACACATTTTGGAATACCAGTGTATGATAAAAATGGGATGTTGGAAAGGTATAACGTTTTTGGAGCCAGAATACTGATAAGATGTGATGAAAATGGTGATTTATATCTTTATGATATTGTCCGCATAAAAAAAGAAACGAGCAGGCCGCTTAGTTAAAACTGTACGGTTGTAAACTTCGTTTCTGTTAATATTCTATCTTGAAATTGATGGAATGTCAATAGTTTATATGTATTATAGTGATTAAAATATCAAGAGGAAATTTGAATGAAAACAATAGCTGATCTGCACATTCATTCCAGATTTTCCATGGCGACAAGCAAAGAGGGCACGCCTGAAAATCTGGATTTCTGGGCGAGAAAGAAAGGAATTTCACTGATTGGAACAGGTGATTTCACGCATCCGGTATGGAGAGAAGAACTGAAGGAGAGACTTGTTTCAGAGGGAAACGGCCTGTATCGCCTCAGAGATGCATCTGTAAAAGAAGAAAGCCGGAAGTTCCCGGGAGAAGGAACACGTTTTGTTGTCTCCGGGGAAATCAGTTCTATTTATAAGAAAAATGGAAAGACCAGAAAAGTACACAATGTAATCTTGCTTCCCAGTCTGGAGGCAGCAGATGCCATGGCACAGCGTCTGGAAAAAATTGGAAATATTCACTCAGATGGTCGTCCGATTCTTGGTCTGGACAGTCATGATCTTCTGGAAATGATGCTGGATGTATGCCCGGAAGGAATTCTGATTCCGGCTCATATCTGGACACCGCATTTCTCTGTATTAGGTGCGAAATCAGGATTTGATTCTGTAGAGGAATGTTTCGAGGAACTGGCACCGTATATACATGCACTGGAAACAGGGCTTTCCTCTGACCCGGCTATGAACTGGAGAATTTCCAAACTGGACCGCTATCAGCTTGTATCCAATTCAGATGCACATTCCCCATCTAAGCTGGGGCGCGAGGCGAATCTGTTGGATATTGACTGTTCCTATGAAGGACTTTATCGGGCAATCCAGACTGGCGAAGGGCTGGAAGGAACAGTAGAATTTTTTCCTGAAGAGGGGAAATATCATTTCGATGGTCACAGAAAATGCGGTGTATCATTAAGCCCGGTGGAAGCAGAACGGCTTGGAGGAATCTGCCCTGTCTGCGGAAAGAAGCTGACCATGGGTGTAGATCACAGAGTAGAACAGCTTGCAGACAGAGCGGAAGGTTTTGTGAAAAAAGATGGTAAGAAATATGAAAGCCTTGTACCTCTGCCGGAAGTGATCTCTACATGTATGGGCTATTCCACTGCAAGTAAGAAAGTGCAGGGGTGTTTTGAACAGATGATTCAGACACTGGGGACAGAATTCGACATTCTGCGAAATGTACCGTCAGAAGATATTAAATCCTGTGCAGGAGAACGGATTGCGGAAGGAATTGAAAATGTAAGAACCGGAAATGTGAAGAGAATTCCGGGGTATGATGGGGAATATGGAAAGATTGAATTGTTTGAGGAAAATTAAACATAGAATGATGAAATTATAAAACGGCCTATAAGAGAATGATTAGCGAGGAAATAGTGTATGAAGAAAATAGGGATTATTTCAGATACCCATGGCCTGCTCAGGCCGGAAATACTGGAAATTTTAAAAGGTTGCGACTGTATTATCCACGCAGGTGACGTAAACAAACCGGAAATTCTGGATACACTGCGTATGATGGGTTCTATTTATGTAGTCCGAGGAAATAACGATAAGGACTGGGCAGAGGGAATTGCGAAAACTTTACATTTCACCATAGAAGGCGTGAAATTTTTCATGACCCACAATAAAAAAGACGTAGACTGGGATTTAAAAGACACACAGGTGGTAATCTTCGGACACACCCATAAATATTTCGAAAAAATGATAGACAACCGCCTATGGCTTAACCCGGGAAGCTGCGGTCCCAGACGTTTCGACCAGGAAATCACCATGGCAGTAATGACAGTCGATAATGGAACTTATCAGTGGGAAAAGGTTGCCATGATTCCTGAAAAGTAAACAGAAGACAAAGTAGATTGGTCAGGAGGGAAGAAAAAATACACAGTAATGAAAGTGGTGATAATATGCACAAGTGGAATGAGATTACAGATGAGAATTCGCTGAAGGAATTTATGGAAAGAGTGTCGTTTTTCCATGATAGCTGTATCAAAGATATGCATTATCTGAGCGGAGCATATGTTAATGAAAACCTGGATATGTATCCTGTAAACGATCGCAGGATTCTGAGAGTAATAATACAACGGCAGTATGAAGAAGATTCAATGATTGAAATGGAATTTCAGGGATTAAAATACTTAAAGTTATTTCCGGCAGACGAACGCTATTCATGCGAAATACTCGATTCCAATATAATTCTGAAAGAGGATTGTATCATCTGGAGCGACTGCGAAGATAAAATAGAGCTGGAAGATGGAGACACAGGAACTTTGGTATGTGCATCTAAACTTCGATGGCGTTCGATTTTCGGATATATGGGAGAGAAGAATTATTGGTAGGTGTGCCCTGTCCCACATTTCTTTTGACCCAAGGGGTGTGTAACAGCACAGTCTCTACTTCAATAATCCTT from the Blautia wexlerae DSM 19850 genome contains:
- a CDS encoding HD domain-containing protein; this encodes MDKLLDLTRDFDVAKATFEAYLDEYDRADDKIHLKIVHTYGVVDAAEDIARRMGLGEEDVQLAKVIGLLHDIGRFEQIKRFDSFEPGTMEHAAYGAQLLFGPEKMIRRFVKDDRFDSLICTAIEKHSDFKLEGITDERTLLHAKLIRDADKLDNCRVKLEESMETLLGVDEKGVGEGVIAPKVWESCMAKESVLSSDRVSKVDYWISYIAQYYDINFPETYEIMREHDYVKRIMDRVPYALSETQEKIDILAAEMEKYMDERIRNRK
- a CDS encoding M48 family metallopeptidase; amino-acid sequence: MREFEIENNQEKFTCGEFEYQVIRSARKTMILEVRRDGNVIVRAPLRTGLPRIKRFVNQKQDWVLECLERTKEYREQKPLSADLSEAKRNVYIRKAKETITKRTSYFARLMGVSYRNITIREQKTRWGSCSSEKNLNFNWKLILAPPEVLNYVVIHELCHLKEMNHSKAFWDEVEKVMPEYETYKLWLKENGWRL
- a CDS encoding metallophosphoesterase family protein, producing MKKIGIISDTHGLLRPEILEILKGCDCIIHAGDVNKPEILDTLRMMGSIYVVRGNNDKDWAEGIAKTLHFTIEGVKFFMTHNKKDVDWDLKDTQVVIFGHTHKYFEKMIDNRLWLNPGSCGPRRFDQEITMAVMTVDNGTYQWEKVAMIPEK
- a CDS encoding helix-turn-helix domain-containing protein, with the protein product MNIAIKIKELRESVGMTRKEFAEYTGIPIRTLEDWEAERRIPPAYVPRLLAYKLKYEKILQKNSLQNKDVNFIEDVDGLKIVLINDIRFKSRRKIDWNQIENILKEHIGKYYEILETSEVVYIGTDFPDEFSHSIDTKNIKGANEKAKANAIFAIDKLIKIANNKREYPDFKNKHGNKAKHGWYRYDTHFGIPVYDKNGMLERYNVFGARILIRCDENGDLYLYDIVRIKKETSRPLS